One Meles meles chromosome 13, mMelMel3.1 paternal haplotype, whole genome shotgun sequence DNA segment encodes these proteins:
- the ZDHHC16 gene encoding palmitoyltransferase ZDHHC16 isoform X2: MRGQRSLLLGPARLCLRLLLLLGYRRRCPPLLRGLVQRWRYGKVCLRSLLYNSFGGSDTAVDAAFEPIYWLVDNVIRWCGVVFVVLVIVLTSSIVAIAYLCVLPLILRTYSVPRLCWHFFYSHWNLILIVFHYYQAITTPPGYPPQGRNDIATVSICKKCIYPKPARTHHCSICNRCVLKMDHHCPWLNNCVGHYNHRYFFSFCFFMTLGCVYCSYGSWDLFREAYAAIETYHQTPPPTFSFRERVTHKSLVYLWFLCSSVALALGALTIWHAVLISRGETSIERHINKKERRRLQAKGRVFRNHYNYGCLDNWKVFLGVDTGRHWLTRVLLPSSHLPHGNGMSWDPPPWVTAHSASVMAV, translated from the exons ATGCGGGGCCAGCGGAGCCTGCTGCTGGGGCCCGCCCGCCTCTGCCTGCGCCTGCTTCTGCTCCTGGGCTACAGGCGCCGCTGCCCACCTCTGCTCCGGGGCCTGGTACAGCGCTGGCGCTATGGCAAGGTCTGCCTGCGCTCCCTGCTCTACAACTCCTTTGGGGGCAGTGACACCGCTGTCGATGCTGCCTTTGAGCCTATCTACTGGCTGGTGGACAACGTGATCCGCTGGTGTGGGGTG GTGTTCGTGGTGTTGGTGATTGTGCTGACCAGCTCCATCGTGGCCATTGCCTACCTGTGTGTCCTGCCTCTCATCCTCCGAACGTACTCAGTGCCACGGCTCTGCTGGCACTTCTTCTACAGCCACTGGAATCTGATCCTTATCGTCTTCCATTACTACCAGGCCATCACCACTCCACCTGGATACCCACCGCAG GGCAGGAATGACATCGCAACAGTCTCCATCTGTAAGAAGTGCATTTACCCCAAGCCAGCCCGAACACACCACTGCAGCATCTGCAATAG GTGTGTGCTGAAGATGGATCACCACTGCC CTTGGCTAAACAACTGTGTGGGCCACTATAACCATCGgtacttcttctctttctgctttttcatgACTCTGGGCTGTGTCTACTGCAGCTATGGAAGTTGGGACCTTTTTCGGGAAGCTTATGCTGCCATCGAG acgTATCACCAGACCCCACCACCCACCTTCTCCTTCCGAGAAAGGGTGACTCACAAGAGTCTTGTCTACCTCTGGTTCCTGTGCAG TTCCGTAGCACTTGCCTTGGGTGCCCTAACTATATGGCATGCTGTTCTCATCAGTCGAGGTGAGACTAGTATTGAAAGGCACATCAACAAGAAGGAGAGACGTCggctgcaggccaagggcaga GTTTTTAGGAATCATTACAACTATGGCTGCCTGGACAACTGGAAGGTATTCCTGGGTGTGGATACAGGAAG ACACTGGCTTACTCGGGTGCTATTACCTTCCAGTCATCTGCCCCATGGGAATGGAATGAGCTGGGACCCCCCTCCCTGGGTGACTGCTCACTCGGCCTCTGTGATGGCAGTGTGA
- the ZDHHC16 gene encoding palmitoyltransferase ZDHHC16 isoform X1, with the protein MRGQRSLLLGPARLCLRLLLLLGYRRRCPPLLRGLVQRWRYGKVCLRSLLYNSFGGSDTAVDAAFEPIYWLVDNVIRWCGVVFVVLVIVLTSSIVAIAYLCVLPLILRTYSVPRLCWHFFYSHWNLILIVFHYYQAITTPPGYPPQGRNDIATVSICKKCIYPKPARTHHCSICNRCVLKMDHHCPWLNNCVGHYNHRYFFSFCFFMTLGCVYCSYGSWDLFREAYAAIEKMKQLDKNKLQAVANQTYHQTPPPTFSFRERVTHKSLVYLWFLCSSVALALGALTIWHAVLISRGETSIERHINKKERRRLQAKGRVFRNHYNYGCLDNWKVFLGVDTGRHWLTRVLLPSSHLPHGNGMSWDPPPWVTAHSASVMAV; encoded by the exons ATGCGGGGCCAGCGGAGCCTGCTGCTGGGGCCCGCCCGCCTCTGCCTGCGCCTGCTTCTGCTCCTGGGCTACAGGCGCCGCTGCCCACCTCTGCTCCGGGGCCTGGTACAGCGCTGGCGCTATGGCAAGGTCTGCCTGCGCTCCCTGCTCTACAACTCCTTTGGGGGCAGTGACACCGCTGTCGATGCTGCCTTTGAGCCTATCTACTGGCTGGTGGACAACGTGATCCGCTGGTGTGGGGTG GTGTTCGTGGTGTTGGTGATTGTGCTGACCAGCTCCATCGTGGCCATTGCCTACCTGTGTGTCCTGCCTCTCATCCTCCGAACGTACTCAGTGCCACGGCTCTGCTGGCACTTCTTCTACAGCCACTGGAATCTGATCCTTATCGTCTTCCATTACTACCAGGCCATCACCACTCCACCTGGATACCCACCGCAG GGCAGGAATGACATCGCAACAGTCTCCATCTGTAAGAAGTGCATTTACCCCAAGCCAGCCCGAACACACCACTGCAGCATCTGCAATAG GTGTGTGCTGAAGATGGATCACCACTGCC CTTGGCTAAACAACTGTGTGGGCCACTATAACCATCGgtacttcttctctttctgctttttcatgACTCTGGGCTGTGTCTACTGCAGCTATGGAAGTTGGGACCTTTTTCGGGAAGCTTATGCTGCCATCGAG AAAATGAAACAACTCGACAAGAACAAACTACAGGCGGTTGCCAACCAG acgTATCACCAGACCCCACCACCCACCTTCTCCTTCCGAGAAAGGGTGACTCACAAGAGTCTTGTCTACCTCTGGTTCCTGTGCAG TTCCGTAGCACTTGCCTTGGGTGCCCTAACTATATGGCATGCTGTTCTCATCAGTCGAGGTGAGACTAGTATTGAAAGGCACATCAACAAGAAGGAGAGACGTCggctgcaggccaagggcaga GTTTTTAGGAATCATTACAACTATGGCTGCCTGGACAACTGGAAGGTATTCCTGGGTGTGGATACAGGAAG ACACTGGCTTACTCGGGTGCTATTACCTTCCAGTCATCTGCCCCATGGGAATGGAATGAGCTGGGACCCCCCTCCCTGGGTGACTGCTCACTCGGCCTCTGTGATGGCAGTGTGA
- the EXOSC1 gene encoding exosome complex component CSL4, producing the protein MRSRRRFPPLAVMAPPVRYCIPGERLCNLEEGSPGSGTYTRHGYIFSSLAGCLTKSSENGALPVISVMRETESQLLPDVGAIVTCKVSSINSRFAKVHILYVGSTPLKNSFRGTIRKEDVRATEKDKVEIYKSFRPGDIVLAKVISLGDAQSNYLLTTAENELGVVVAHSESGVQMVPISWCEMQCPKTHTKEFRKVARVQPEFLQT; encoded by the exons ATGAGAAGTCGACGTCGTTTCCCTCCTCTGGCAGTCATGGCGCCACCCGTGAGGTACTGCATTCCCG GCGAACGTCTGTGTAACTTGGAGGAGGGCAGCCCGGGTAGCGGCACTTACACCCGACACGGCTACATCTTTTCGTCGCTTGCTGGCTGCCTAACGAAAAGCAGCGAGAACGGCGCG CTTCCTGTCATTTCTGTGATGAGAGAAACAGAGTCCCAACTACTACCAGATGTGGGGGCTATTGTAACCTGTAAG gTCTCTAGCATCAATTCACGCTTTGCCAAAGTGCACATCCTGTATGTAGGGTCCACACCACTTAAGAACTCTTTTCGAGGAACTATCCG caAGGAAGATGTCCGAGCTACTGAAAAAGACAAG GTAGAGATTTATAAGAGTTTCCGCCCAGGTGACATTGTCTTGGCCAAAGTG ATCTCCCTGGGTGATGCACAATCCAACTACCTCCTGACCACTGCCGAGAACGAGCTCGGAGTGGTGGTGGCCCACAGTGAATCGG GTGTCCAGATGGTTCCCATTAGTTGGTGTGAGATGCAGTGCCCTAAGACCCACACTAAAGAATTCCGGAAAGTGGCCCGAGTGCAGCCTGAATTCCTACAGACCTAA